In the Malassezia vespertilionis chromosome 3, complete sequence genome, one interval contains:
- the VPS15 gene encoding non-specific serine/threonine protein kinase (EggNog:ENOG503NXFW; COG:T; BUSCO:EOG092602OP), giving the protein MANPRQRRKARSSSHSGATKSERRAQNKRIHRKPSLAGPAVLREQWDKHLTTRQNYAKIGLAPTLGKNSGGLDLKDPYRNVRVSQPAEAPPKKQGMARVVRDEDGNVVDLIEYEEEDENTLTPWGEKLNVGDDAPRDAQLVPRLHPDEEDAPAVKALSKIASDTAPVSRFASFGELSWLAELVYAHGDDVEAMARDRKRNIMQKTKGEIRRALGTSRFLRTTRVKHALGPLVVKTYTKPDPSTHLRGLVRRLRVEREALENVPNVLTYQEVIETEAAGYLIRQWLMCSLYDRISTRPFLSPVEKLWVSYQLLYAMHATHERNVAHGDLKCENVLVTSSLTAFITDFASSFKPTYIPLDDPADFSLFYDTAGRRTCYVAPERFYDSLTELTQHVEQPHDAENASDILTHESQLDMLGLGRPNGAVTEAMDVFSLGCVLAELWRDGEPLFTLGQLFRYRRNEFSLQGMLRDIADPGIRRVIASMVQLAPEDRPSFAALLADASEHVFPSSFSTFLHLYLVDLQRSTITADVPTSQTIAAHDVQMLRANLPDDRIGKLYEDWATIVPFLGAQKAPKVDGGHGALNIAIPGIALDNLAPLLQHTDTYGPAIILLSVLLANTRNARRASMRRAAVEMVMHLAYGWLSDEVCLDRVLPYFVALLQDPDAGCRALALRYITVLLPWIEMVSAANVGLFGEYILPNVRHLASDASVSVRTTYATCLAALMQSAAGFLDREQSVAEDDYDASMEHLQFFAQEQMLVLLTDVSSSVRRGLLVHMLPLATLLGAHRLHSTVIGHLLTYLNDPDWALRAELLPALEALAPLLGADATQRYIDPLFVQALSDEEEHVVQSALLSFTRMFTQRIFGMDMGYEILRHAAGFLVHPNLLLREAAVGLFVEACGGASPSVPWETGYLLARPMMATEMVDWSVASLFASLDTPLHRAILTDVIAALHDSHAAFLSFWLPRANKAWEASQDPRAFVKTHLDTLLRPSTSAHTDMCTADTPEQRNMLQDLEAHGMQLGRDAPKLIALWWYIVRRSKSTMRTCNSAPSTALHGTVQRTVFFTPASKRASLSEFAVRTAKQRIQRMYIRPAPAPVEKRAPVKNLPLGVPCSPASSRPPSIRLPAFLGAQPAKSGATTSLAHVHASRKPAEEVQQPAQPPSPLQSAAFGSTYEGSDPFIHAHLASVLERSSAEKDALGISTNSPSAEEQTPRNKTSNQRPDGAMIAVLTEHTAKITALDVASDQLFFASGAQDKTVRIWDTARLEKNVTSHSRITYTAHDAPITALRLLTGTHCVVSAAQNGSIHAWVVTLNARNSVPQYGRPHILGREALPYGEHVTCMEQLVSGKHPVVALGTNKGRVLIWEVRFMQCLHAWNLASSHGGVTCMTLHSAEHWLCTGTAHGVLTLWDLRFALPLRSWALGTPAAGASIHALATHPTVAHQVLIAYTQQARAPPVLVDLFCLASGHVKHSLGIEVGDVPHSAPNSYTLLATPHAANTAAAAPDAETHARGAVHAMLAKKHGYASTGAQDLAGYVLTGGDDRLLRFWDLGGIEQSRCVGFPGYGEFLFVPADAPTSAPRFVHRIAAAPQQVPLEQHRSPLHAQHAGNARHVFVKAHKDTITALLQLELPFRCIVAGDSTGTLRVWE; this is encoded by the exons ATGGCGAACCCGagacagcggcgcaaagcgcgctcctcgtcgcaCTCTGGCGCAACGAAAAGCgagcgacgtgcgcagAATAAAAGGATTCATCGCAAACCCAGCTTGGCGGGCCCTGCCGTCCTGCGTGAGCAGTGGGACAAGCATTTGACGACGCGCCAAAA CTACGCCAAAATTGGCCTTGCACCGACGCTCGGAAAGAATTCCGGTGGCCTGGATCTTAAGGATCCGTACCGAAACGTGCGCGTGAGCCAGCCAgccgaagcgccgccaaaaAAGCAGGGCATGGCGCGTGTTGTtcgcgacgaggacggcaACGTCGTGGATTTGATCGAGTATGAAGAGGAGGATGAGAACACATTGACGCCATGGGGCGAGAAGCTGAACGTTGGAGATGACGCACCACGCGATGCGCAActcgtgccgcgcttgcaccCCGACGAAGAAGATGCACCTGCCGTCAAAG CGCTCTCCAAGATTGCCAGCGATACAGCACCGGTCAGCCGCTTTGCTTCGTTTGGCGAACTGTCCTGGCTCGCAGAGCTTGTCTACGCACACGGCGACGATGTCGAGGCGATGGCGCGTGATAGGAAGCGCAACATTATGCAAAAGACAAAGGGCGAGATCcgtcgcgc GCTCGGCACATCGCGATTtctgcgcacgacgcgcgtAAAACATGCGCTCGGGCCGCTCGTTGTGAAAACCTACACCAAGCCTGACCCTAGCACGCATTTGCGTGGGCTCGTCCGGCGCTTGCGAGTTGAGCGCGAGGCATTAGAGAACGTGCCCAATGTGCTTACCTATCAGGAGGTCATCGAGACAGAAGCGGCGGGCTACCTCATTCGGCAATGGCTCATGTGCAGTTTGTACGACCGGATCAGTACGCGGCCATTTTTGAGCCCGGTAGAAAAGTTGTGGGTCAGCTACCAGCTGCTGTACGCTATGCATGCTACACATGAGcgcaacgtcgcgcacggagATTTAAAATGCGAAAATGTGCTTGTCACTTCCTCGTTGACGGCGTTTATCACCGACTTTGCCTCGTCGTTCAAGCCGACCTATATTCCCCTCGACGACCCTGCTGACTTTAGTCTATTCTACGATACTGCAGGTCGGCGCACATGCTACGTCGCGCCAGAGCGTTTCTACGACTCCCTCACCGAGCTTACACAGCACGTGGAACAACCACACGACGCGGAAAATGCGTCGGACATCCTCACGCACGAGTCACAACTGGACATGCTGGGTCTTGGGCGTCCAAACGGTGCAGTCACGGAAGCAATGGACGTATTCTCGCTTGGTTGTGTCCTAGCCGAGCTATGGCGCGACGGAGAGCCGCTGTTTACGCTGGGACAGCTATTCCGCTACCGGCGCAATGAATTCAGCCTCCAAGGCATGCTCCGGGACATTGCTGACCCGGGCATCCGCCGAGTGATTGCGAGCATGGTCCAGCTTGCGCCAGAAGACCGGCCGtcgtttgcagcgctgcttgcggacGCTTCAGAACACGTATTTCCCTCCTCGTTTTCCACATTCCTGCACCTGTACCTCGTGGATTTGCAGCGGAGCACGATTACTGCCGACGTGCCAACGTCGCAAACGATTGCAGCGCATGACGTACAGATGCTCCGCGCAAATTTGCCAGACGACCGCATCGGAAAGCTGTACGAGGATTGGGCCACCATTGTGCCTTTTTTGGgcgcgcagaaagcgcCAAAGGTAGACGGGGGACATGGCGCACTTAACATTGCCATTCCAGGCATTGCACTGGACAATCTCGCGCCGCTACTGCAGCACACAGACACGTACGGCCCCGCCATCATTCTCCTTTCGGTCCTGCTTGCCAACACGCGAAacgcacgacgcgcgtcCATGCGACGTGCAGCCGTCGAAATGGTCATGCACCTTGCGTACGGATGGCTGAGCGACGAGGTGTGCCTCGATCGCGTCCTTCCCTATTttgttgcgctgctccagGACCCAGATGCTGGCTGCCGCGcactcgcgctgcgctacaTTACCGTACTTTTGCCGTGGATTGAGATGGTCAGTGCCGCGAATGTCGGCTTGTTTGGCGAGTACATTTTGCCAAATGTACGCCACTTGgccagcgatgcaagcgTGTCTGTGCGAACCACGTACGCTACGtgtcttgccgcgctcatgcaaagcgccgctggattTCTGGATCGTGAACAAAGCGTGGCCGAGGATGACTACGATGCATCCATGGAGCATTTGCAGttttttgcgcaagagcaAATGCTCGTGCTTCTTACGGATGTATCCAGCTCTGTACGAAGAGGACTGCTTGTGCACATGCTTCCACTCGCCAcgctcctcggcgcgcatcgtctgcaCAGCACGGTTATTGGGCACCTGCTTACCTACCTCAACGACCCAGAttgggcgctgcgcgctgaATTGCTCCCCGCGCttgaagcgcttgcgccgctgctgggTGCAGATGCAACGCAGCGCTACATTGATCCCCTCTTTGTCCAAGCGCTCtccgacgaggaggaaCACGTtgtgcaaagcgcgctgctctctTTTACGCGCATGTTTACACAGCGCATATTTGGGATGGATATGGGCTACGAAATCTTGCGACATGCTGCTGGATTTCTGGTGCACCCGAACCTGCTCCTACGCGAAGCTGCTGTGGGACTATTTGTGGAAGCgtgcggcggtgcatcaCCCAGTGTGCCTTGGGAGACGGGCTACCTTTTGGCGCGCCCTATGATGGCAACAGAAATGGTAGATTGGAGTGTCGCGAGCTTGTTTGCGAGCCTCGATACCCCGCTCCACCGGGCTATCCTCACAGATGtcatcgccgcgctgcacgacagCCATGCTGCATTCCTTTCTTTTTGGcttccgcgcgcaaacaAGGCATGGGAAGCGTCGCAGGATCCACGCGCATTTGTAAAGACGCACCTTGATACGCTTCTGCGCCCTTCGACGTCGGCGCACACAGACATGTGCACCGCCGACACTCCAGAGCAAAGGAACATGCTCCAGGACTTGGAAGCACACGGAATGCAGCTtgggcgcgatgcgcccaAGCTTATTGCTCTCTGGTGGTACATTGTACGCCGGTCCAAGAGTAcgatgcgcacatgcaactctgcgccaagcacggcgctgcacggcactgtgcagcgcaccgtctTTTTCACGCCCGCGTCAAAGCGCGCGTCCCTTTCCGAgtttgccgtgcgcactgctaagcagcgcatccagcgcatgTATATCAggccagcgccagcgcccgTGGAAAAACGTGCGCCGGTAAAGAATTTGCCCCTCGGAGTGCCCTGTTCGCCCGCCTCATCGCGGCCCCCTTCGATCCGCCTCCCTGCATTTCTTGGAGCACAGCCGGCCAAGTCAGGAGCCACTACCTCGCTGGCGCATGTGCACGCGTCGCGAAAGCCAGCAGAAGAAGTGCAGCAGCCCGCACAGCCACCGTCTCCGCTGCAAAGTGCTGCGTTTGGCAGCACGTACGAAGGCAGTGATCCGTTCATCCACGCACACCTCGCGTCTGTGCTGGAGCGGTCCAGTGCGGAAAAGGATGCACTTGGTATCTCCACCAACAGCCccagcgccgaggagcAGACTCCCCGCAACAAGACGAGCAACCAACGGCCCGACGGCGCAATGATTGCCGTGCTCACAGAGCATACCGCGAAAATCACCGCACTCGACGTCGCTTCGGATCAGCTATTTTTTGCGAGCGGAGCTCAGGATAAGACCGTCCGGATATGGgacacggcgcgcctcgaaAAAAACGTCACCTCGCACTCGCGCATTACCTATACAGCACACGACGCGCCCATCACCGCACTGCGTCTTTTGACTGGCACGCATTGTGTTGtaagcgccgcacaaaacGGATCGATTCACGCATGGGTAGTCACGCtcaatgcgcgcaattCCGTGCCCCAGTATGGACGCCCGCACATTCTCGGGCGCGAGGCGCTTCCGTACGGCGAACATGTAACGTGcatggagcagctcgtctCGGGCAAGCACCCCGTTGTTGCACTCGGCACCAACAAAGGGCGCGTGCTGATATGGGAAGTGCGCTTCATGCAATGCCTGCACGCATGGAACCTCGCATCCTCACACGGCGGTGTGACATGCATGACACTACATAGCGCAGAGCACTGGCTCTGTACAGGCACAGCGCATGGCGTGCTTACGCTCTGGGAcctgcgctttgcgcttcCGCTCCGCAGCtgggcgctcggcacacCAGCCGCCGGTGCGAGCATTCATGCTCTGGCGACGCACCCCACTGTGGCGCACCAAGTATTGATTGCGTATACGCAgcaagcacgcgcgccgcccgtaCTTGTTGATTTGTTCTGCCTTGCGTCGGGGCATGTCAAGCATTCCTTGGGCATTGAAGTCGGCGATGTGCCGCATAGCGCGCCGAATTCGTATACATTGCTTGCCACGCCCCATGCTGCAAACACggcagccgcggcgcccgaCGCAGAAACGCacgctcgcggcgctgtgcatgcaatGCTGGCTAAGAAACATGGCTATGCAAGCACCGGTGCGCAGGATTTGGCAGGGTACGTGCTTACCGGCGGCGACGACCGCCTACTTCGCTTCTGGGACTTGGGTGGCATCGAGCAGAGCAGGTGTGTAGGCTTCCCGGGGTACGGCGAATTCCTTTTTGTGCCTGCCGACGCGcccacaagcgcgccgcgtttcgtgcaccgcatcgcggcggcgccgcagcaagtGCCGCTCGAACAGCATCGATCGCCattgcatgcacagcatgcGGGAAATGCGCGGCATGTATTCGTCAAAGCACACAAGGATACCATCACTGCGCTACTGCAATTGGAGCTTCCGTTCCGGTGCATTGTCGCGGGCGACAGCAccggcacgctgcgcgtgtggGAGTAA
- the FAD1 gene encoding FAD synthase (COG:E; COG:H; EggNog:ENOG503NYKZ) encodes MPEFVSERALAWARCIDATYTIFEDPSAQKRYGALANSVKAAVDACSSALDEYGDEHCALSFNGGKDCTVIAHVLAAVLRRRAGYSEFGGVRAPNLSDAAYAHVPQLRTLYVSCDTPFPEVEKFIAYAKDAENGYNLSLYRAMAPMRAALQQYLYGSDDKAPGHGVKAIFLGVRHDDPYGSIVHVQCPTDNGWPSVMRVHPILTWSYNDVWQFLRCPTLTNGPPYEPECASVGGGDVRCVPYCSLYDQGYTSLGSTFNTEKNPRLLDAATHTYLPAYKLLDCAWERAGRAK; translated from the exons ATGCCCGAGTTTGTGTctgagcgcgcgcttgcatgggcgcgctgcatcgatgctACCTACACGATATTTGAGGACCCAAGCGCTCAGAAGAGGTACGGTGCACTCGCGAACAGCGTGAAAGCAGCCGTGGATGCGTGTAGCagtgcgctggacgagtACGG GGATGAACACTGTGCACTGAGCTTTAATGGCGGAAAAGACTGCACAGTCATTGCGCATGTTCTTGCTGCCGTGCTCCGTCGCCGTGCTGGCTACTCGGAGtttggcggcgtgcgcgcgccgaatcTCTCCGACGCCGCGTACGCGCATGTACCGCAATTGCGCACACTCTATGTCTCGTGCGATACGCCCTTTCCCGAAGTGGAAAAGTTTATTGCGTACGCAAAAGATGCCGAGAATGGCTACAATTTGAGTTTATatcgcgccatggcgccgatgcgtgcggcgctgcagcagtaCTTGTACGGCAGCGACGACAAAGCGCCCGGCCACGGCGTCAAGGCCATCTTTCTTGGTGTGCGCCACGATGATCCATACGGCTCCATTGTCCATGTGCAGTGCCCTACTGACAACGGCTGGCCGTCGGTCATGCGCGTGCACCCCATTCTCACCTGGAGCTACAACGATGTTTGGCAGTTTTTGCGCTGCCCCACGCTAACAAACGGCCCGCCGTACGAGCCGGAGTGCGCCAGTGTGGGCGGCGGTGATGTGCGCTGTGTTCCCTACTGTAGTCTGTACGACCAGGGCTATACCTCGCTGGGCAGCACATTTAATACGGAAAAGAATCCCAGGCTTTTGGACGCTGCAACGCATACCTATCTCCCAGCGTACAAATTACTCGATTGCGCCTGGGAACGTGCAGGACGTGCCAAGTAG
- the exo2 gene encoding exonuclease II Exo2 (EggNog:ENOG503NUZQ; COG:D; COG:L), whose amino-acid sequence MGVPKYFRWLSERYPMIMQLVEENKIPEFDNLYLDMNGIIHNCSHPRDDEATFRITEEDIFLGIFGYIEHLFSKIRPRKVFFLAIDGVAPRAKMNQQRSRRFRTAQEAKENVEKAVRRGEKLPDSDPFDSNCITPGTVFMHKLQHQLEYFIAKKVSEDTNWRDVHVILSGHNTPGEGEHKIMEYIRTTKAQPGYNPNTRHCLYGLDADLIMLGLLTHDPHFALLREEVVFGPQRTKKNSALEHQTFYLLHISLLREYLALEFDALREKLPFAFDLEKIIDDYILLHLFVGNDFLPHLPGLHINEGAIQLLFDIYRKVLPSAGGYLNEQGILQPARLQLILRELFGLERNNFVRDHMPDLDQKKQPKKRARKKEKQAMHITPRQRDWVTQIHTFITAYDAAPDAAPSETKFPANLDAKDAEFLAGLANALGLSMVNNEYDPVEDVTNTLVTIDKQKIPRDDGMAHDEAFPMERQHAVRQVLAPYLGARVDGAADKTEDTEQETEVGEDEEQVESCMREEKIDRSLVAWKAHYYKSKLEMAYTPENIHDLVFNYIEGFQWVLHYYYEGNASWGWFYRYHYAPQVSDLDKIAEFRFDFVRGTPFLPFEQLMGVLPPLSRKLIPGAMQELMTDPTSPILDFYPMDFEADLNGKKNSWEAVVKIPFIDEQRLLAAMQLRAGGLSEEEKQRNTHGPPKSFKFDAMFTHVYPSSLPGFFPDLHENHVRVELYELPSMEGRSYLKTLPEGVMVGADAMPGFPTLWTLPFAHKLANFGVNVHGSVSSAPTMVITIQPVAAPALEQLAQTAIGAPTFTGWPFLFEGIVAGVSDPTYHYAAALDKDKAVHIKRLRSENEGPDAYKRQVEKVRSHYAKRYGVVIGNTPALLHVRPLRGLHRLPNGAIVKDYESEHRAEICYPLQLMVANVTHQDTRFLERPGLSIGSEFPDGTKVFYLGDPGFGCPARVIGTTSKSVAVELAFLTDLAQENMLLRKLVRERAHEPYYAAAKVAAGLRVNSLAFAKLTSSVVISSSNTKINIGLNLKFEAKGRKVLGYTQRGLYGWEYSDKAIQLIQDFVEKFPQVPKALARPPRDGEYYQASEIFVQDTDARIKELRAYLKKNVCDLEDVPLYAEQLPRTLIATLETAVLVLAKKRSEADGPSVRRQILRDLPRQALLKPEQAQYRVPEQSYELGDRVVNVLDFGAIPLGAKGTVIGIGTDAIDVVFDAPFLAGNTLGGACSNYRGATVGRAHVLNLTVPQLATKWGNEMDATEETTPIARTLLSSKPPSNKPTAPPNRPKNFFDAAPARHAKPGIGARAQTSKGVHAVAQHLETLSIHAQRSRVQKPKQAPSSVWQRRERGAGKPRE is encoded by the exons ATGG GTGTTCCCAAATACTTTCGATGGCTCTCTGAGCGTTATCCGA TGATCATGCAATTGGTCGAGGAAAACAAGATTCCAGAGTTTGATAACCTGTACTTGG ATATGAACGGTATCATACATAACTG CTCGCATCCGCGGGACGACGAAGCGACGTTCCGCATTACAGAGGAAGACATCTTTTTGGGCATCTTTGGCTACATTGAGCACCTCTTTTCCAAGATCCGTCCCCGCAAAGTCTTTTTCCTTGCTATAGATGGTGTCGCCccgcgcgcaaagatgAACCAACAACGTAGCCGTCGTTTCCGGACCGCACAAGAGGCAAAAGAGAATGTGGAAAAAGCGGTCCGGCGAGGGGAGAAGCTGCCCGATTCGGATCCATTTGACTCCAACTGCATTACTCCGGGCACGGTATTCATGCAcaagctgcagcaccaGCTGGAATACTTTATTGCGAAAAAGGTGTCGGAGGACACCAACTGGCGCGACGTCCACGTCATTCTTTCTGGCCACAACACGCCCGGCGAAGGCGAGCATAAAATTATGGAATACATTCGCACCACCAAGGCACAACCCGGATATAATCCCAATACCCGCCATTGTCTTTATGGTCTCGATGCCGATCTGATCATGCTTGGTCTTCTTACCCACGATCCTCattttgcgctgctccgcgAGGAAGTTGTGTTTGGCCCTCAGCGCACGAAAAAGAAcagtgcgctggagcaCCAAACGTTTTACTTGCTCCATATATCTCTCTTACGCGAGTACCTTGCGCTTGAGTTTGATGCACTGCGTGAAAAGCTTCCGTTTGCTTTTGATCTCGAAAAGATTATCGACGACTACATCCTCCTGCACCTCTTTGTGGGCAACGATTTCCTCCCGCACTTGCCCGGCCTTCATATCAACGAAGGCGCAATCCAGCTCTTGTTTGACATATATCGCAAGGTCTTGCCTAGCGCCGGCGGCTACTTGAACGAGCAGGGCATACTTCAGCCCGCGCGTCTCCAGCTCATCCTGCGCGAGCTCTTtggcctcgagcgcaacaACTTTGTCCGCGATCACATGCCCGACCTTGACCAAAAAAAGCAGCCGAAAAAGAGGGCGCGGAAAAAAGAAAAGCAGGCGATGCACATCACGCCGCGACAGCGCGACTGGGTGACGCAAATCCACACCTTCATCACGGCGTACGATGCCGCCCCCGACGCTGCACCTTCTGAGACGAAATTTCCAGCGAACCTGGATGCCAAGGATGCCGAGTTCCTTGCGGGCCTTGCCAATGCACTTGGCTTGTCCATGGTTAACAATGAGTACGATCCTGTGGAGGATGTAACAAACACGTTGGTGACTATCGACAAGCAGAAAATTCCGCGCGATGATGGCATGGCCCACGACGAAGCATTTCCCATGGAGCGCCAGCATGcagtgcgccaagtgcttgcgccgtatctcggcgcgcgcgtagacggcgctgcagacaaGACAGAGGACACTGAGCAGGAGACAGAGGTAGGAGAGGACGAAGAGCAAGTCGAGAGCTGCATGCGCGAAGAGAAAATCGACCGCAGCCTAGTCGCGTGGAAAGCGCACTACTACAAGTCCAAGCTGGAGATGGCGTACACCCCCGAAAATATCCACGATCTTGTATTCAACTACATTGAAGGCTTTCAGTGGGTGCTGCACTATTACTACGAAGGCAACGCCTCCTGGGGTTGGTTTTACCGCTACCACTACGCGCCGCAAGTATCGGACCTGGACAAGATTGCGGAGTTCCGCTTTGACtttgtgcgcggcacgccgttCCTTCCTTTCGAGCAGCTCATGGGCGTCCTGCCACCGCTCAGTCGCAAACTGATTCCCGGTGCGATGCAGGAACTCATGACGGACCCTACCTCGCCCATCCTCGACTTTTACCCGATGGATTTCGAGGCGGACTTGAACGGAAAAAAGAACAGCTGGGAGGCGGTAGTCAAGATTCCTTTTATCGACGAGCAGCGTCTGCttgccgcgatgcagcttCGTGCCGGCGGCTTGTCGGAGGaggaaaagcagcgcaacacACACGGCCCTCCCAAGTCGTTCAAGTTTGACGCAATGTTCACCCACGTTTATCCATCCAGTCTTCCAGGCTTTTTCCCCGACCTCCATGAGAATCATGTGCGTGTAGAGCTGTACGAGCTTCCTTCTATGGAGGGCCGCTCCTACCTCAAGACGCTTCCTGAAGGCGTCATGGTCGGCGCGGATGCCATGCCTGGTTTTCCTACACTCTGGACACTTCCTtttgcgcacaagctcgccaACTTTGGCGTAAATGTGCACGGCAGCGTGAGCAGTGCGCCGACCATGGTCATCACGATCCAGCCCGTAGCAGCGCCCGCCCTGGAGCAGCTGGCCCAAACTGcgatcggcgcgccgacctTTACTGGATGGCCATTTTTGTTCGAAGGGATCGTAGCGGGCGTATCTGACCCCACCTACCActacgccgccgcgctcgacaaggaCAAGGCTGTGCACAtcaagcgcctgcgctccGAGAATGAAGGCCCAGACGCGTACAAGCGACAAGTCGAGAAAGTGCGCTCACACTATGCGAAACGCTACGGTGTTGTGATTGGCAACACACCTGCACTGCTGCATGTGCGTCCCTTGCGTGGCCTGCATCGCCTGCCTAACGGTGCCATTGTGAAAGACTACGAGTCGGAGCATCGCGCTGAAATTTGCTACCCGCTGCAGCTTATGGTCGCAAATGTCACGCACCAGGACACCCGTTTCTTGGAACGCCCGGGTCTTTCCATCGGAAGCGAGTTCCCTGATGGCACCAAAGTATTCTACTTGGGCGACCCTGGCTTTGGCTGTCCAGCGCGTGTGATTGGCACCACGTCCAAGTCTGTCGCGGTTGAACTCGCATTCCTGACCGACCTCGCACAGGAAAATATGCTCCTGCGCAAacttgtgcgcgagcgcgcgcatgaGCCATACTATGCCGCTGCCAAGGTTGCTGCAGGCCTGCGCGTCAACTCGCTCGCATTTGCCAAGCTCACGAGCAGTGTCGTGATTAGCAGCAGCAACACCAAGATCAACATTGGACTGAACCTCAAGTTCGAAGCCAAGGGGCGCAAAGTGCTTGGCTACACACAGCGCGGGCTCTATGGCTGGGAGTACAGCGACAAGGCCATTCAGCTCATCCAGGACTTTGTGGAAAAGTTTCCTCAGGTGCCCAAAGCGCTCGCACGGCCcccgcgcgacggcgaatACTACCAGGCAAGCGAGATCTTTGTGCAGGAcaccgacgcgcgcatcaaGGAGCTCCGTGCGTACCTCAAAAAGAACGTGTGCGATTTGGAGGACGTGCCGCTGTATGCAGAGCAGCTTCCGCGCACCTTGATTGCCACGCTCGAGACTGCCGTGCTTGTCCTGGCCAAGAAGCGTTCGGAGGCCGACGGgccgagcgtgcgtcgACAAAtcctgcgcgacttgccgCGCCAGGCACTGCTCAAGCCCGAGCAGGCGCAGTACCGTGTGCCTGAACAATCGTACGAGCTGGGCGACCGCGTGGTAAATGTGCTCGACTTTGGCGCAATTCCGCTGGGCGCCAAGGGCACCGTGATTGGGATCGGTACAGACGCCATCGACGTGGTGTTTGACGCGCCGTTCCTTGCTGGCAATACactcggcggcgcgtgctcaaactaccgcggcgcgacggtAGGACGCGCGCATGTGCTGAACCTCACTGTGCCACAGCTCGCGACCAAGTGGGGAAACGAGATGGACGCGACAGAGGAAACGACGCCgattgcacgcacgctgctaTCGAGCAAGCCGCCGAGCAACAAACccaccgcgccgccgaacCGTCCCAAGAACTTTTTCGACGCGGCACCGGCCCGGCATGCCAAGCCTGGGATCggtgcacgcgcgcagacgAGCAAAGGCGTACATGCAGTGGCGCAGCACCTCGAAACGCTCTCGATACATGcccagcgctcgcgcgtcCAGAAGCCCAAGCAGGCGCCTTCGAGTGTCTGGCAGCGAAGGGAGCGGGGAGCGGGGAAGCCGCGCGAGTAG